The segment CGCGATGAGCGGAGGGGTCGACAGCTCGGTGGCCGCGCTGCTGATGCAGCGGGCGGGCTTCGAAGTGATCGGCATCACCCTCAAGCTCTGGGACGCGCCCAAGGACGAACCGCAGCGCCACGCCAGCTGCTGCTCGATCGAGGACATCGGCGACGCCCGCCGCGTCGCGGACCAGCTGGGGATTCCCTTCTACGTGATCAACAGCAAGGCGCAGTTCCGCGAGCAAGTCGTCGACAAATTCGTCGCGGAATACCTCGCCGGCCGCACGCCCAACCCCTGCGCGCTGTGCAACGACAAGGTGAAATTCGACTTCCTCTTCACCAAGGCCTTCGAGCTGGGAGCTTACCACGTCGCGACCGGCCATTACGCGCAGAAGCACCGCGATCCCGCGACCGGCGAATGGCAGCTGCGCAAGGGCCGGGACGGGCGCAAGGACCAGAGCTATTTCTTGTTCAGCCTCGGCCAGCGACAGCTCGAGCACACGCTCTTTCCGGTCGGCGGGATGGACAAGGAAGAGGTACGCCGCCTGGCCCGCGAGGCGGGCTTGAAGACCAGCGAGAAGCCGGACAGCCAGGAGATCTGTTTCGTCCCGGGCGGCGACCACGGCGATTTCATCGCCAAGTACCTGCAGGGCGCGGCGCCGGCGGCGGGAGAGATCGTCAACGAGTCCGGCGAGGTCCTGGGGCGCCACGAAGGCATCCACCGCTACACCGTCGGCCAGCGGCGCGGCACGCAGGTGGCCCAGGGCGAGCGGGTCTACGTGAAGGCGATCGACCCGCGGACGAATCGCATCACGATGAGCGACAACGGCGCGCTCTTCCAGCCCGTGCTCCTGGCCTCGGGCGTGCGCTGGGTGCGGCCGGTTTCGGACGGGATCGAGGTCACGGCCCGCATTCGACATAGGCATGAGGGCAGCCCGGCGACGCTGCGCCTGGTGGAAGCGGGGAGGGTGCGCGTCGAGTTCCACGAGGCCCAGCGGGCGATCAGCCCCGGGCAGGCGGTGGTGTTTTACCGCGGCGAGGAGT is part of the Deltaproteobacteria bacterium PRO3 genome and harbors:
- the mnmA gene encoding tRNA 2-thiouridine(34) synthase MnmA — translated: MNLDRQKVVVAMSGGVDSSVAALLMQRAGFEVIGITLKLWDAPKDEPQRHASCCSIEDIGDARRVADQLGIPFYVINSKAQFREQVVDKFVAEYLAGRTPNPCALCNDKVKFDFLFTKAFELGAYHVATGHYAQKHRDPATGEWQLRKGRDGRKDQSYFLFSLGQRQLEHTLFPVGGMDKEEVRRLAREAGLKTSEKPDSQEICFVPGGDHGDFIAKYLQGAAPAAGEIVNESGEVLGRHEGIHRYTVGQRRGTQVAQGERVYVKAIDPRTNRITMSDNGALFQPVLLASGVRWVRPVSDGIEVTARIRHRHEGSPATLRLVEAGRVRVEFHEAQRAISPGQAVVFYRGEECLGGGWIEAGLGSPEGGA